From the genome of Maribacter algicola, one region includes:
- a CDS encoding Smr/MutS family protein, with protein sequence MAQFEIGDRVEAIDDVISGTVTQIHGSMVTLMTKDGFPIQFQDTELVLIANDIRVSNYEVAQVKKEKELPKKRNKKTIKPKERNQPTMEVDLHINQLVKNPKSLSNFEMLNLQLDTAKRQLDFAIGKRIQKVVFIHGVGEGVLKEELYSLFRKYENVKYYDADYQKYGLGATEIYIYQNY encoded by the coding sequence ATGGCTCAATTTGAAATAGGGGATAGGGTAGAGGCAATCGATGATGTTATATCGGGAACCGTGACCCAAATCCATGGCAGCATGGTAACACTCATGACCAAAGATGGTTTTCCCATTCAATTTCAGGATACTGAACTGGTGCTAATTGCCAATGATATTCGAGTAAGCAATTACGAAGTGGCCCAAGTAAAAAAGGAAAAGGAGCTTCCTAAAAAAAGAAATAAAAAAACAATCAAGCCTAAGGAAAGAAATCAACCCACTATGGAAGTGGACCTTCATATCAATCAATTGGTAAAAAACCCAAAATCCTTAAGCAATTTTGAAATGCTGAACTTACAATTGGATACTGCCAAACGGCAATTGGACTTTGCCATTGGAAAACGCATTCAAAAAGTAGTGTTTATCCACGGGGTTGGCGAAGGAGTTTTGAAGGAAGAATTATACTCCCTTTTCAGGAAATATGAAAATGTAAAATATTACGATGCAGATTACCAAAAATATGGATTGGGAGCTACAGAGATTTACATTTATCAGAACTATTAA
- a CDS encoding DUF2752 domain-containing protein: MDCPGCGLQRSLLFLFRGEFVAAFKMYPAIYPMIALFTFLIFKNRFQLKHESNITFSLMFVTSAAVLINYILKFI, translated from the coding sequence ATGGACTGTCCCGGATGTGGTTTACAAAGATCCCTGTTATTTTTGTTTAGAGGAGAATTTGTAGCGGCCTTTAAAATGTACCCTGCCATATACCCCATGATAGCACTATTCACTTTTCTTATTTTTAAAAATCGGTTTCAATTAAAACATGAGTCGAATATTACTTTTTCACTTATGTTTGTAACGAGTGCAGCCGTTTTAATCAACTATATTCTAAAAT